The Flexistipes sp. region GTCTCACTATTACAGCAACAGGTTTTTTTCTGGCAATAAATGTTTTTACATTTACAAAAGATATAGATCTTCTTCTTTTGAATATTTATAAGACTTTTTTGATAGGCAGTTTTTTCTGGGTATTATACAGAGCCGAAAATCTGCTTAAAATATTTATGGAAAAATATGCCTATAAAAAACAGATAGAAATTGCCGTTGAATTTCTACCTCTTTTTAGAAAACTCATAAGAGCAGCCCTTATTGTGTTTGCTGTAACCATTATTATTCAGGAATGGGGATATAATATCGGAGCCATTATCACAGGGCTTGGAATAGGCGGGCTCGCTGTGGCTCTTGCAGCAAAAGATACTCTTGCCAATTTTTTCGGCAGCCTTATGATTATCATGGATCGTCCGTTTGCAATCGGTGACTGGATCGTTGTTACAGACATAGAAGGGGTTGTGGAGGAAATCGGTTTCAGAACGACTAAAATAAGAACTTTTGAAAAAGCGCTTGTTTCAGTTCCCAATTCCAAAATTGCAACCGACAATGTTACAAACTGGTCACGCAGGGATTCCCGCCGTATTAAATGCAAGGTGGGGGCAACCTACTCAACACCGCCGGCATCGCTGAAAAGAGCTGTAAGTGATATCAATGATATGCTTGTCAATCATAAAAATATAAACAACGATATGATAATGGTCTATTTCGATGAGTTTGCTGCCAGTTCTCTTAATATATTTGTTTATTGTTTTGCTGCCACATCAACCTGGGCTGAATATCTTGCCATTAAGCAGGATGTATATTTTAATATTATGGATATATTTCAAAAACATGACATAAGTTTTGCTTTTCCGTCCATGTCTTTATATCATGAAACTGATGATGAAAGCCCATTGATTGTCAAACAGAAAGATTAAGGGGCGGAAATTTTTTGATTTCTCCAATTTCCCGGGCAAGCTTGTAAAATTTTATTAGTCCGCAAATATGTTTCTCCGTAAGATTGTAGTTAATAATATCCCAGTAGTCCAGTATTTGGTATGATGTCAAGCCTTTAAAACTGTATTCTTCCAGAAGTGCCGCAAGATTTTTTTGTGAGTCTACTTTTATATTTACAAGATTTTTGTGCAGTCGTTTTATATCCTCGGTTCCTTCCCATTTACTGTCTGCTATCCAGAGTGCGAAAACAAAAGGGTAGCCGGAAAACTGAAACCAGTGAAATCCCAGATCATACACGTACTTATAGTCGTTATTGTAGTAACTGAAAAGTGCTTTGTCACCTATCAGCAGTACGGCATCACTATTATCAAAATCATTTGTGAAGGATACTTTTACATTAAAATAATATTTAAGGAGTATTTTTAATAAAACAACACTGGTGCCCGACTCCTCGGTCAAAAAAACAGTTGCATTTTCCAGCTTATCAATTTTTTTACTGCTGAACAGGCAGACGCTCTTGACATCTCCCGCCGAGCTGATGGAAATATCCGGTATAATAATATATTTCCGCGGATTCCTTGCATACTCTATACTGCTGCAAACGCCGACATCAACCCCTCTTTCCCGAATCATTTTATTCAGGAAAGAAGGTGTGCCCCTTACAAAGTCATATTCTTTGATTTTCTTTAAATAGTAAAAAATGGGATACACATTTGCGTAACGGATTTCACCTATTTTCATTTTTACACCACTAAAAATTTTATTCCTATTGCTACAAGAACAACTGCTCCAAAATATTCAGCGT contains the following coding sequences:
- a CDS encoding mechanosensitive ion channel family protein, which encodes MTNLNKFFDELIPILSYEIFNVNVGEMLAAFGILLLFFILKHVLLNIVFYFLKKATKKTLSSFDDDLVEIVKPPLSLTITATGFFLAINVFTFTKDIDLLLLNIYKTFLIGSFFWVLYRAENLLKIFMEKYAYKKQIEIAVEFLPLFRKLIRAALIVFAVTIIIQEWGYNIGAIITGLGIGGLAVALAAKDTLANFFGSLMIIMDRPFAIGDWIVVTDIEGVVEEIGFRTTKIRTFEKALVSVPNSKIATDNVTNWSRRDSRRIKCKVGATYSTPPASLKRAVSDINDMLVNHKNINNDMIMVYFDEFAASSLNIFVYCFAATSTWAEYLAIKQDVYFNIMDIFQKHDISFAFPSMSLYHETDDESPLIVKQKD
- a CDS encoding menaquinone biosynthetic enzyme MqnA/MqnD family protein: MKIGEIRYANVYPIFYYLKKIKEYDFVRGTPSFLNKMIRERGVDVGVCSSIEYARNPRKYIIIPDISISSAGDVKSVCLFSSKKIDKLENATVFLTEESGTSVVLLKILLKYYFNVKVSFTNDFDNSDAVLLIGDKALFSYYNNDYKYVYDLGFHWFQFSGYPFVFALWIADSKWEGTEDIKRLHKNLVNIKVDSQKNLAALLEEYSFKGLTSYQILDYWDIINYNLTEKHICGLIKFYKLAREIGEIKKFPPLNLSV